In Pseudomonas oryzicola, one DNA window encodes the following:
- a CDS encoding aldo/keto reductase, with translation MSLPTLHDFHRPLGNLGFKVSPLGLGTVKLGRDQGVKYPTGFTIPADDEARLLLAQARELGINLIDTAPAYGRSEERLGPLLRGQRDEWVIVSKVGEEFDNGQSHFDFSATHTRRSVERSLQRLETDRIELVLVHSDGNDLAILEQQEVYQTLAELKQEGKILGYGLSGKTVAGGLRALEHGDCAMVTYNLNEQTERPVLDYAAEHGKAILVKKALASGHICLASGVDPVQASFELLFAHPGVSSAIVGTINPLHLAHNVATVARILGRH, from the coding sequence ATGAGCCTGCCAACCCTGCACGACTTCCACCGCCCCTTGGGCAATCTCGGCTTCAAGGTTTCGCCGCTGGGCCTGGGTACGGTCAAACTGGGCCGCGACCAGGGCGTCAAGTACCCCACCGGCTTCACCATCCCCGCTGATGACGAAGCCCGCCTGCTGCTGGCACAGGCCCGCGAGCTGGGCATCAACCTGATCGACACCGCACCGGCCTATGGCCGCAGTGAGGAACGCCTGGGCCCGCTATTGCGCGGCCAGCGCGATGAATGGGTAATCGTCAGCAAGGTTGGCGAAGAATTCGACAATGGCCAGTCACACTTCGACTTCAGCGCTACCCACACCCGCCGTTCGGTGGAGCGCAGCCTGCAGCGCCTGGAAACCGACCGCATCGAGCTGGTGCTGGTGCACTCCGACGGCAACGACCTGGCAATTCTCGAACAGCAGGAGGTGTACCAGACCCTCGCCGAGCTCAAGCAGGAGGGCAAGATCCTCGGCTATGGCCTGTCCGGCAAGACAGTTGCTGGCGGCCTGAGGGCGCTGGAGCATGGTGACTGCGCCATGGTCACCTACAACCTCAACGAACAGACCGAACGCCCGGTGCTGGACTACGCTGCCGAGCACGGCAAGGCCATATTGGTGAAGAAGGCGCTGGCCAGCGGGCATATCTGCCTCGCCTCAGGGGTTGACCCGGTGCAGGCCAGCTTCGAGTTGCTGTTTGCCCACCCGGGCGTGAGCAGTGCTATCGTCGGCACCATCAATCCGTTGCACCTGGCCCACAACGTGGCAACCGTCGCCCGTATTCTGGGCCGGCACTGA